In Antennarius striatus isolate MH-2024 chromosome 8, ASM4005453v1, whole genome shotgun sequence, a single window of DNA contains:
- the cep20 gene encoding centrosomal protein 20 isoform X3 — translation MATINELKCAIKDKLESRGVLGQLKARIRAEVFSALEDHKEPGPPLSHENLIINQLILEYLEFNNYRYAASVLSAGEGDRRHHSQWSVTNTAHHDCDMLQLEITMFLSAKSQANLKFLWTDSSWQMS, via the exons CTATAAAGGACAAGCTGGAGTCTCGGGGTGTCCTCGGCCAGCTGAAGGCTCGAATCCGGGCAGAGGTGTTCAGCGCCCTGGAGGACCACAAGGAACCTGGTCCGCCGCTGTCCCACGAAAACCTGATCATCAACCAGCTCATCTTGGAGTACTTGGAGTTCAACAATTACAGATACGCGGCGTCAGTGCTGTCAGCAGGTGAGGGGGACAGAAGACATCACAGCCAGTGGTCGGTGACGAACACAGCACACCATGATTGTGACATGTTGCAGCTGGAGATCACTATGTTCTTGAGTGCAAAG aGTCAGGCCAACCTAAAGTTCCTTTGGACAGACAGTTCCTGGCAAATGAGCTGA
- the cep20 gene encoding centrosomal protein 20 isoform X1, translating into MATINELKCAIKDKLESRGVLGQLKARIRAEVFSALEDHKEPGPPLSHENLIINQLILEYLEFNNYRYAASVLSAESGQPKVPLDRQFLANELRVSEDSSSKAVPLLYGLVSHFWNSNDKGGKVFLCGSSLPATTTSNPTLGPEY; encoded by the exons CTATAAAGGACAAGCTGGAGTCTCGGGGTGTCCTCGGCCAGCTGAAGGCTCGAATCCGGGCAGAGGTGTTCAGCGCCCTGGAGGACCACAAGGAACCTGGTCCGCCGCTGTCCCACGAAAACCTGATCATCAACCAGCTCATCTTGGAGTACTTGGAGTTCAACAATTACAGATACGCGGCGTCAGTGCTGTCAGCAG aGTCAGGCCAACCTAAAGTTCCTTTGGACAGACAGTTCCTGGCAAATGAGCTGAGAGTCTCAGAAGATTCAAGCTCTAAGGCTGT ACCTCTTCTCTATGGCTTGGTGAGCCACTTCTGGAATAGCAATGACAAAGGTGGaaaagtgtttctgtgtggatCCTCTCTACCGGCGACGACTACCAGCAACCCAACCCTTGGGCCTGAGTACTGA
- the cep20 gene encoding centrosomal protein 20 isoform X2 encodes MATINELKCAIKDKLESRGVLGQLKARIRAEVFSALEDHKEPGPPLSHENLIINQLILEYLEFNNYRYAASVLSAESGQPKVPLDRQFLANELRVSEDSSSKAVYVRSAIQHTVQIFTDPRGENDYGIRI; translated from the exons CTATAAAGGACAAGCTGGAGTCTCGGGGTGTCCTCGGCCAGCTGAAGGCTCGAATCCGGGCAGAGGTGTTCAGCGCCCTGGAGGACCACAAGGAACCTGGTCCGCCGCTGTCCCACGAAAACCTGATCATCAACCAGCTCATCTTGGAGTACTTGGAGTTCAACAATTACAGATACGCGGCGTCAGTGCTGTCAGCAG aGTCAGGCCAACCTAAAGTTCCTTTGGACAGACAGTTCCTGGCAAATGAGCTGAGAGTCTCAGAAGATTCAAGCTCTAAGGCTGTGTATGTACGCTCTGCTATCCAGCACACTGTTCAAATATTTACTGATCCCCGTGGGGAAAATGATTACGGGATAAGGATTTGA